The following proteins are co-located in the Solanum pennellii chromosome 8, SPENNV200 genome:
- the LOC107027498 gene encoding uncharacterized protein LOC107027498 gives MEVLEMSIREIREALIAIARAVTMKANFNMIPRVVESTMTYWLRDFVRMNPPIFLGSKVNENPQEFLDGVYKVLCSIGVTYREKAELCSYQLRDVSHIWYTQWKDNRPEISGPIEWDEFKEAFPGMYFPQDRREIKVEESINLKQRNMSVAEYSLKFSTLSRYGLSLVSNPID, from the coding sequence ATGGAAGTTTTGGAAATGTCTAttagggagattagagaggctttgattGCTATAGCCCGAGCCGTGACTATGAAAgctaattttaatatgattcctagggttgtggagagcactatgacatatTGGTTgcgagattttgtgaggatgaatcctcctatctttctagGCTCTAAGGTAAATGAgaatccccaagagtttcttgatggagtGTACAAAGTTTTATGTTCTATAGGAGTTACATATAGGGAGAAGGCCGAGTTGTGTTCTTACCAATTGAGAGACGTTTCTCATatttggtacactcagtggaaggataataggccggaGATATCGGGTCCAATTGAATGGGatgaatttaaggaagcttttcctGGTATGTACTTTCCCCAAGataggagagaaattaaggtgGAGGAGTCTATCAATCTCAAACAACGCAATATGAGTGTTGcggagtactctttgaaattctcaacATTGTCTAGGTATGGCCTTTCTCTTGTGTCCAATCCAATAGATtaa